In Zerene cesonia ecotype Mississippi chromosome 20, Zerene_cesonia_1.1, whole genome shotgun sequence, the genomic stretch atattataatgattataagCTTCTCCTCtaaataattgcttattttattataatgtaacaatGCTAGTGCGTAGCCTGAAACAAAGTAACATTCAAGCTATAAATTAGCATTAAAgctataaatttaagttaacatttttattatattgcattcAGAACTTACCGAGAGGAAGTTTAACAGCCAATAGAAAAGCGTTATTTATATCAACTTCCattgatataatttgattGATCTTAACAAGAAGactttcttaataatttcgtCAAcggtagaataaaaataataaatataaattaaagaggGTACTTTGGAAAGAGTTGTGTCGCCTTTAAAGTTCTAGTTACCAAAATAAGAGTACTTAATCTTATCTCAAATCTTaatcgtaaaaataaaaatgtcatatttcaaagcattttattcttctaattccaattttttataattaaaaaatatacctaagcATGACacttaaacatatattttgtgtcTTGTttactacatatattttacacatgacaagcagaaaaatatttttaataatttttatttagctacttgtttataatgcattttgttttatttcatatagcAACTTTATTTTTCGCGCCTTAGTTGACAATTTGAATTTGTGACaactattttgatttttggtCTGAACTCGTGGAaccctttttaaaaataaaattaaaacttgtaaagaaattcataaaagtaaatttcaattattgaaCTATTTAATACCTTTACACTTACATTAATGCGTGCgacataacttttattatattcataatttcatcGTTGTTTTCTATTGAGAagtaaaattttcacaatgGTGAGTAATTTCGTTTACTGGTCTGTTTTACTAAGTTAATATATTGACATATTTGTGTTagtgttttcaaataaaatacatgtactTTTTCAGGTACAATATGATGAAAACTTGCTGTCGGACATGTTACCGATATATTATTCTCGGCTCTTTCCACAGAGTCTCTTTTGTAGGTGGTTATCATGTGGAAATTATCCACAACCACTCGCCAATAGGGAATTATCATTTACTTTAGcagaagatatttatttaagatatctatctataaacaATCAGAAAgaattacaaacattattccaaaaaaaatgtcCATACAAATTAGATATTGGCCCTGTATACAATACTAAGTAAGTATCTCAAAAActgtgtattatattatgattatttagtatttattcatacacaTTACATTTCCTTTGTGATTTTTGTTGGCACCAAATGTCATTCctaataatcttttattatagatttcaCTAAGTGATaagaattttcttatttcagaCCATCCATAGGTCGGCATGATGCCATTGTTCTGGCTAGAGAGCTTGTATTTGATATAGATCTAACAGATTATGATGAAGTAAGAACATGTTGTCAAGAAGCAAATGTATGTGATAAGTGTTGGAGATTCATGATAGTAGcatgtgaaataattaatgtcaCTTTAAAAGGTATGAACTTATCTACTATAAATCATGTCTTTTtccataaaaacataaacaacaaTGATAGCTACAGGAGGCcattatgacataatatattagcaTGCTTTTAATTGTGTGTGATAGATGAGTATAACTCATCTATAACGAtagtgcgaaagtttgtttgttgtttgattgtttgatgtttgtctgtcaatcacgctgaaactactgaatggatttagATGAATAGACAGGGTATGGGGCTGCCTTGGCCGaaaagatactttttatcctgattaagtTTTACCTGGGGATGAAACAGGAATCTTCATATTGGGGCGGAGATGAGACAagcgtaatttttttaaatatatatatatgtatatatttttttcaaaagtttatttcaaagtGGATTTATCTATGATGTATAGTGATCAACCTTTTGTAACTTATGATGTGTTTTACTTATCTATTTTGTTAATTCCAGATGATTTTGGTTTCCAACACATATTGTGGGTTTTTTCTGGTAGACGAGGTATTCATTGTTGGGTGTCTGACTATGAAGCCAGGATATTAGATAGTCCAGGTAGAGCTGCAGTTGCAGATTATATGTGCCTTATAACAGGTGGCGATAatcaacataaaaaagttCATTTGGGAAATGATAATTTGCATTCTAGTATTAAGTAAGTTATCAGAAAacactttcattttattcttattataaagacctataaataaaaatatatccgaCTCCATTTTGTAATTGCACATTATGAAAAACAGTTTACTTAGCATTTACATggcaataacatttaaaatattatttttaatttcaggaGATCAGtcaatataattgataaatattttagcaaCATCATGGAAGAACAAGAGTTCTTATCAACAGTAGAAAGAGTAAGCAgctttgtaaaaattattccagATGAAACACTAAGAAAACAAGTGGAGGAGGCATTAAACAAATTGCCAGCATCGTCACCAGAAAGATGGGAAACATTTGTAAATCTTTATCATCAACATTGTAAACAAGTAGGTTTaagacattaattatatttcacttcTTTCTTGACTTTCACTactacttttaaatatgtatttatttttattattttcaacaataatgtatgtataaaattatacggaAGTATTGAAAATTGgacataaattaatgtacCTACTCACTAGCATATggaagtttataattttttttacttcaaatCTGCAATAAGTCACGAGACAATGAGCAGATGTCATTTAATTCTGATTTTGTAAACTACAAGACCAGTATTTGGTCTGCCACAGAACCACCCATGTTTCCATTCAGTGATGTATGTCTATTAATTACCCTTTCTGTTTCATGTGCCTATGGGGCACCCCACACCCTCCACTGAGGGGAAAACTCAATAGATGGTGTAGGTTGCcccttataataaaaaagtactcaatatattatttgaaaaattttttttccacTGAAACAATagggtaaaaaataaaattaatgaatattctattatcgctacatagtataaaacaaagtcgctttctcagTCCccatgtccctatgtatgcttaaatctttagaaCTACGCAACGGGTTTTGAtgggggttttttttaatagatagactgattcaagaggaaggtttatgtgaataataaactacttcgaatttaacgcgtgcgaagccgcgagcaaaagcCAGTTAATGATAATCCAAATTTTTCTACTTGCATAAAACCAAACTATTGTTGGatgactttttataatttaactagctgcacgctcTGGCTGCGACCGGGTAGTCTTTTATcgtaataatcaaataaaatataatctcttTACCGGGTAGTCTATCGTTGATATAAtacaaactgcacatggtgtgcaaatttgatttaaatcagttgagtagtttaggggGTCATCATCATCgtggacaaacaacgtgacaggtaatttatatatattaagactaaaatatatatatactatattaagactaaaattaatatttattaccatattaactgattatgatgatgatgaagttgATGTCCACATTAactattgattaaaatacaaataacatgtTACAGAATGGAAGTGCTATGCGAAAGATGAAGTACTTAATAGAGGAGATGAAAATTCAGTATTGCTATCCAAGACTCGATGTCAATGTAACCAAAGGGTTTAATCATTTACTAAAATCACCATTTAGCATACATCCAAAGACTGGAAAAGTATCTGTTGTATTTAAACCcgaaaatgcaaaaaatatgaaattgaatgACATTCCCACAATCAATACTTTACTCGATGATAGTTCAAAAGAAAACGCGCAACATTTAGCAAACATGAGAACTGCTACAAAGAATTTTCAAGAAGTTGTATTTACTTTGGAAAAAACTGAAGCAATGAGGAGGAAAAATGAAGCGAGTAAGTTAATctgttacaaatttaaattctatcaGTAGAAAGAGTGagattagaaaatattacagACCGATTTTACTTATGAGTGTCTCAAAAATACCCACATTTCCTATAGAtttcattacttttaattaaaaattattcaatgaaCAAGGTTTTAATATGAGGTACAAAACCAAAACAATGCAATATCTTtagaattcttaaaataaagaaaaaatcctTTACTATGTGAACTGTAGCAATGTCTAATTTAAAACGTCTTTCAAGACATTTCGCAACAGCAAGTTTTGATGCTCATACTCGAACACGCGCacttcaaattgaaattatatccTCTTACTTTTAATGTCTTATTTTCAGGTGCATCTATTGATTTTTGAAATGGAAATAATCAGaggaaaaatgaaaaatgtggcttctcttgtatttttattaataaaaaatgcgcataaaatatatctttattataattttctgtaATTGTTCAGATCTATTCATCATGTACGTCTTATTATGTCCTTATCTTTAAAGATCTCAAGACCTCATCCTTCAAGAAATTATGAAGCGCAAAATGTGACTTGTTCAAAAACAAGATAACTacgtttaacaaaaataaaatacattagaaTCATATAGTTATGAATTGTAGCAGAACAAGCAAATGGTGATTTGTGACTTTAAAGCTGAACTACATGTTTTTTCAAACTTGAATccaatgttttgttaataacTTGTATACAATCCATTATACACTAAAACTTGATTGATTGACTTGAGCGTGATCTCAGTTTCGGAAtggaaataatttcattaaatggaGCAGCTTAATGCTATATTTAGAAAATCTTCAAAACCAATAGTTACAGTTCCATTTTGTTGTGTATCTCTGACTCTGAATGCTTCAGTAAATCGTTGAACTTGAACACATAACACAATAAAGTTATCTACCGAAATTTTTCCCTCTTTGGGATCACTTCGTTTTGAcagaaaattgataaattctgGAGAAAATCGAAATCCCATTTGTGTTAAAgctgaaacataaaaatatattacaccaTACTCATCAGAATTcagaatattttatctgtaccTTTTTTAggcagttttaaaaatagttcagaaattaatttcagatgctccaaaataaattatagcctatatgttaccCAGACTTAATACcgtatacaacaaaaaaatttttcatttaaatccatCCAGTAGTTCCGGAGATAAGCATATATAAAGAGACACCAGAcaccaatatttttatggattCGTGCTCTTGCTGTTTTTAACCCCCCTTCAATTActacatttttgttatattcaatGTACAGACAGTTTCTTTTGgctttattatatgtatagatagatAAGTAATAAGCTTTCACATACCCTTGGATAATTCCTGTTCGTCAATATGACCCGATTGATCGGTATCGTATGTTTTGAACACTGCTAACCACTGATTGATGTAAGTATATAACTTATCAAACTCTTCAACATTAATATGCCCGGAACGGTCTTTATCAAACATTCCTGGAACGACAAAAGGTAGTCGTAATATCAGTTGCCTCGATcattattcaaaatgaaaaataataggtCAAATTCGATcgaagataatatattttgaggAAAACGATAACAACTCAAAtttgataaacaaaatttttttatgtatgtctaTCAGTATCATATACCATATCGCGCTAAAACTAGAATCCGCAGGGGTCAGCTTGACTTTAAACCCAACCAATGTATCcagaattgtaatttatataattttttttttatcttgctAAAAAATGAATCGAaggattttattgaaatgcaaATAGATGTGTGTGGACAAAACAAACTTCATACACCATCACTATGGGTTCTAAATAATTgatagaaaacatttatacaaaatggaCTAGGTACTgagtaaaactaaaaatttgtCTTTTCGATACTTTagcgtaaaataaacaaccatACTCAGTACAAACAATGAAGAAGTACTTTTTCTCTACTTAATCCTTTTCGCATCATTTTCTCATTTCCCCAATTCTGTGTGCATTTGAATTATATGATACTGGCAAGATTACTTAAGCGCCGCTTCTACTTCTTTACcgtataaattcaaatgaaacttccaccgatataatatttttgtaaccaTTTTTTCGACTCAGAGTTTAGTGTCCACtggtaataattattgtattagtcCTTACACGTACTTTTACTCAAACCCATGAAGTTCGCCACCTCAAATGCCATATACTtagcataattattttttttatatataagatagatCAGACATTTACCTATCATTAAGTTACAAGCAGTTTCCGAAAATGTTTGGCCCTGTGCGTTCACTAGGGCAGCCTTTAATTCAGGCGCTGTTATGAAGCCCGATTGATCTTTATCCACCGCGCGAAACCATTGCATCACTTGAGGTGAGATGTTTCCTCCAGCACCGATGGAAGGATATGGACCGTGTCCCACTTCCAATTGTCCGCCCTGTGGTTGTCCATAACCTGGTTGACCATATCCTTGCTAAAACAAAGttaacacataattttttttttcactatgTAGCTGCTACTACTTAGTTACTATTGCTTTTTTCGCAACCATGGTAATGATTTCTTCTTAAAGTCTCtgtataagaaaatttattcatattaatatttcgaaCGCAAGTGCAACCGCGATAAAAACCTAGTTTACATATGAGGCAATATCCTAGGCTTGCATGTGTGGATATTATGTCGtggattgtatttatttttatttgaaacaagtGGTATCTACCTATTCGTATAATCGGCAAAGAAAGTGGAGCTGGTGGGTGGCTTAATGAAAAACGCTACCATCGCCCATcaacatttggagagacgtaaggtccattgcagaccttatgcctctacaaatggattgccgacattaaattaaataggtattaaGAAAGTATTCCCAAGAGGAATAAAGTAAGGGACTGGGAagtaaggaagaggatatcTGCTTACGATATacatcttatacctttaaacgagcaattcttgtatatatatatatatatatatatatatatatatatatatatatatatatatatataattggaatctcggaatcggctccaacgattttcatgaaatttagtatatagggggtttcgggggcgataaatcgatctagctaggaattttttttaagaaaatgtcatattcgtgtttttttttcctgacatctattggtgaataataatactattttgcttcgtagatagctggacaactgaaataacacataggcactttttataccgatattcctacgggatacggccttacgcggtttcaaccccgggtcacagctagttttattataaacaacgattttttttaaagtgggtacttaataaaaatatcaaaattgcttaaaatattttattctataaagtAGGTATAAATAGCAGTATGTTACTAATATGttaccattttatatttacatgagAGGGTTGTAGAAAGGTACCAAGCATCTTGAAGACGACTGTTCAAGCAATAATCATtagaataaacatttacagaAAGTTAAGTAGTTTACATTAGAATATATATGGATTTAGATCTTTTTTCGTTGCAGATTTCGTGGTATACAATAGGCACCATATTTactttgtaatgttatttttttaggcCCATACAtactttgaaaattaaacactATACAAACAACATAACACATGCTGAAGTGTTTCgacgaataaaatatacatcaagGTGAAAATCCTCTGTAAAGCATTTGACTAAAGGAAGCAGACTTATTGGCAGAACTATCCAGTTAACTTCACAATTATGAGTGATGGGAGAATGcactgtaaatattttattcaagttaCTCTCAAAGACCTAGAAATACCTCACTACACGTAGAGTCACGGTAAAAGACCCAGATCGCGAAATTCGTGTTATGGCTCTAGAGATAACGCTCACGATGCGTTGCATCAAGCATGAAATACCACAGACAGCGGCAATGAAGAAAGGACATGACGCATTCTTAAATTAGCTTACCATAATGCGACAAGCTGGCCTTTAatagttcaaataaattaaaatacataaaatattgattctgGCATACTCTCGGCTGATGCGGTTGGTCGGAGTTATCCTAACACATTCGTCTCTTGACTCCtcgcttattttttatacttacacTACCtaccaaaaatattataaggaacTTTAGCTTTTTatatgacaatttaaaattgcttcaAGTATGCCTATTCTACGTGGGTCGTGGTGGAATAGCATTTCAATAATGACACGAATTTCTCTTTATGGTCTTTCTATGAATTTCAGAACGCGTCGTCAGCGTATTCATTAGATCCATAACACAAATTTCGcgatatgaatatttttaaatgcaattacaACGCGTTGGGAGATATTATTTCACTCATTAAGTGTTTTTTAgcgttacatatttattattataatgaaactaCATATATctcttctttttattttatccagAAGAGAGACAAACGGctatgaataaacaaaaagcagCATAACAAATGAATGGAAATAATCGAATAATATCGCACGCaacgtaattataataaactgaaTTTTCAACAAAAGAATAACgagtttaaatttcaatagcttttacataaaacaattgcTTTGGACCTCGAGAACATCCAGTTTAAGAAAGTTTCtgttacatattacataaagtATGTAGGTACCATTCAAAGGAAAATTAAGTCTTTTTAAGAATTCAAGTGAATTCTAGCTACTGTTaatggtataaataattttattttcaactgttGTGATCATGTttgcaaattattatgtacaataaatattatctaatcaATAAcctcatatttatattttacaactaaAGATAAGACATTatggtaattttattatatatcaattgaAAGAATAGGCAACAGTTAATGGGTATTACATACATAGTAAGctcattacattttaaattttacatgtgTAAGCAGTAAAACAGTCTTATATTattcatcataataaaaacattcatttaaatggTTAAAGTGAATGTTACAAGTGTTAAGGTTTGAGGCAAATTGAAATcagtactattttttttttgtattatgatGTTATTAGTAACTACAACaatttgtttacatttgaaatttacatttgaGTTTCTAGTTGTGTCAATATGCATTGTATAATCTCAGCACTtctctaattaaataatttctaagcCTAACATTCCTTATCTTAATCAAGTCTATCAATTATTGTTACttggttatattatttgttataggcaatataaaaattattttaaaaagctgCACTGCAAAAGAGGCTCAAGAACGGaaatcaagtaaaaaaaaattgttaatacaattcatcaaaacaaacattaattcaatttagcTACCATACAATCACATGAAAGTTGAAATTAAAGGCAAATGACAATAACACTATGTAAATTAgaataaatcttattaactagtttctaattatatttacttattgccTAAGTATAAAGATACGAAAATAACAagattcaaacaaacacatgaaTGACATTCAGTCTTTACATCAAACCAATACTGGCaagtttattacattttgtactaaaataaatgtatataaaacattaatgaaCAATGCTTTTCCACTAACAACAAATACTGAGGCACTGCATAAGTTTCACTTtgttataatagtatatatatgttaatatataatatatatgatagatagataaaaaggtaacaattataactatgaataaatattggcATACAGTTAGTGAAAATGCAATGtttttaacaacaatattcattaaaaatttaatacaaatacatcataatatacttaaacaTTACCACTGTGACTAGAAAAACTATAAGTAGCAGGTGTAACACATGTATTTACACACACTTGAATAGACGGTTTGAAGGAAGAAGGTAGAAGCTTATGTGCTTCTGGCACTGGGGAATAACTATGACATAAAGCAGTCTCAAAATGCACTTGTTCACTCCTATCAGTGGGCACACCATCAAAACTAGTTTGTTTTGCAGAGTCACCTGTACCACTATCCTTACAAGAAGAATGTTCAGATATATTATCTGGGAACATATGAGGCGAGTCACTGTCACTATGCACTACTTGTGTCATTTTCACACTTTCGGTGGGATAGTTACGTACAGCACCTGCCATACGTCTGCGGGtgtgataaattataacaaccCAAATTATTGATGTGCCGACTGCACAGCATACTACcgttattacaattataccTGTCATATTTTCCTCTTTAACCATAATAGCAACAGGTGGTAATACTTTCAATTCTATCATATCTTTTTTGGTTCCCAAGTCATTTGTTATTTCACACTCATAATGACCAGCATCACTAGACTTGGCACCAATGATAATTAACAATTGATCATTACCAGTAAGATAATGACGTTCAGATGGTGCAATAGGAGTTCCATCTTTAAACCATTTTAATACTGGTGTAGGAGACCCTTGGACCATGCACTGTAGGACAACTGATTCACCACTTGTCACCTCTTTATTCTCTAGTACTCTTATAAAAGAAGGTTCCTGCAGCACAGTCAATGTTGCATTTGCTATGATAGTTCCAGCTGGATTTTTTGCTGCACAGCTGTATATGCCCATatctgtagtttttgcatttACTATGAAGAACAAATGATCTGTTGGCATAACATTCATCCTCCTCTCTCTAGCTGCTGGAAAATCATTGCCACCATCTTTCTTCCATGATATTTCTGGTGGAGGATCACCTGTAGCAGCACAATTCAATGTAACAGTTTCACCAGTTTTCACTGTAACATTTGTGGGTGTTTTCAAAAAACGTGGAAATGTCACAATATTCATTTTGGCTTTTGAAGAATAAGTTGTTCCAAACTTATTGCTTACCACACACTGATATTTTCCAGAATCTGAATGCGATACATCAGGAATCATTAATACAGATGTAGCTTGCTGTCCTTTATTAGTTAAAGTAACATTTTCATAGACCACAGGGTTACTAACATTGCCATTATTTTTTCTCCATAAAAAAGTCATATTGCTGAAAGGATTTGAAGTAGCTGAACACACTAAGTTTGCAGAGCGATTCTTAATCGCTAAATGTGATTTTGGATGTTCCACAATTTTAGGTTTAGGTGAATCACCACAATTTTCTTCTCTAAGTTTAGATATTAGTGTACCGCGCACTTCAGCTGGGTATGCACATGTAGCAGTGACAAATTTTGAATCTAATTTTTCTCTAATCCATTTAACCATCCATAGAATATTACAATCACAAAGCAGAGATGAAGTGTTAAAATGgagttttcttatttttgtcaTAGAATCAAATGCATGCTGTTGTATCgatgtaatattattgtttcttagATCCAATTCCACAACATTTGTTAAGCCTTCAAATGCTCTAGAgcttattgatttaatatgattAGCCGATAAactaaaagttattaaatttgttaattttgaaaatggtCCTGACATGTCTTCAACAGTCCATgatattttgttgttgttcAAGTAAAGAGActgtaattgtataatatgacTGAAAGCTTCCTGTGATATTGATGATATATTGTTG encodes the following:
- the LOC119835318 gene encoding DNA primase small subunit, whose translation is MVQYDENLLSDMLPIYYSRLFPQSLFCRWLSCGNYPQPLANRELSFTLAEDIYLRYLSINNQKELQTLFQKKCPYKLDIGPVYNTKPSIGRHDAIVLARELVFDIDLTDYDEVRTCCQEANVCDKCWRFMIVACEIINVTLKDDFGFQHILWVFSGRRGIHCWVSDYEARILDSPGRAAVADYMCLITGGDNQHKKVHLGNDNLHSSIKRSVNIIDKYFSNIMEEQEFLSTVERVSSFVKIIPDETLRKQVEEALNKLPASSPERWETFVNLYHQHCKQNGSAMRKMKYLIEEMKIQYCYPRLDVNVTKGFNHLLKSPFSIHPKTGKVSVVFKPENAKNMKLNDIPTINTLLDDSSKENAQHLANMRTATKNFQEVVFTLEKTEAMRRKNEASASIDF
- the LOC119835319 gene encoding peflin, with translation MAYQGYGQPGYGQPQGGQLEVGHGPYPSIGAGGNISPQVMQWFRAVDKDQSGFITAPELKAALVNAQGQTFSETACNLMIGMFDKDRSGHINVEEFDKLYTYINQWLAVFKTYDTDQSGHIDEQELSKALTQMGFRFSPEFINFLSKRSDPKEGKISVDNFIVLCVQVQRFTEAFRVRDTQQNGTVTIGFEDFLNIALSCSI
- the LOC119835317 gene encoding leucine-rich repeats and immunoglobulin-like domains protein 3; this encodes MGVSHILRLVTTILMLLRCFTLAENNECPQKCDCLKQYVDCSKKNLVFVPRIPKWVEQLDLSYNKLNEGVTEGLDKLISLKILKLDKNAIQRIPSFIDQHQIQEVSLNRNSIMSIDIGRFPANSSMRTLSLNSNHIKVIHDGALNNLTNLITLKLNKNEILSLPNHLFMYQSNLKTLELNHNKLHVINGLLFQGLSNLTVLKIKYNNIENIMDGAFFGFKSVNLLQLDHNKIKSISKGWMYGLESLTTLSLSNNLISHIDIGSWELCTNLEVLDLSHNYIIEIEGRTFQHLNNLHTLNLSSNNISSISQEAFSHIIQLQSLYLNNNKISWTVEDMSGPFSKLTNLITFSLSANHIKSISSRAFEGLTNVVELDLRNNNITSIQQHAFDSMTKIRKLHFNTSSLLCDCNILWMVKWIREKLDSKFVTATCAYPAEVRGTLISKLREENCGDSPKPKIVEHPKSHLAIKNRSANLVCSATSNPFSNMTFLWRKNNGNVSNPVVYENVTLTNKGQQATSVLMIPDVSHSDSGKYQCVVSNKFGTTYSSKAKMNIVTFPRFLKTPTNVTVKTGETVTLNCAATGDPPPEISWKKDGGNDFPAARERRMNVMPTDHLFFIVNAKTTDMGIYSCAAKNPAGTIIANATLTVLQEPSFIRVLENKEVTSGESVVLQCMVQGSPTPVLKWFKDGTPIAPSERHYLTGNDQLLIIIGAKSSDAGHYECEITNDLGTKKDMIELKVLPPVAIMVKEENMTGIIVITVVCCAVGTSIIWVVIIYHTRRRMAGAVRNYPTESVKMTQVVHSDSDSPHMFPDNISEHSSCKDSGTGDSAKQTSFDGVPTDRSEQVHFETALCHSYSPVPEAHKLLPSSFKPSIQVCVNTCVTPATYSFSSHSGNV